One window from the genome of Rhodococcus sp. ABRD24 encodes:
- a CDS encoding PDGLE domain-containing protein: MSRPARTRSWFLVGFAVAALLIAGILSYFASASPDGLDSTTLRGCEVVETGGTEQLSGDCIARHATDHHLSASPLADYAVRGDSRLSGLAGILGVVAVFIVAGLLFCTLARRKRGP; this comes from the coding sequence ATGAGCAGACCCGCCCGCACACGCTCGTGGTTCCTGGTCGGCTTCGCGGTCGCGGCCCTGCTGATCGCCGGCATCCTCTCCTACTTCGCCAGCGCCAGCCCGGACGGCCTGGATTCGACGACCCTGCGCGGCTGCGAGGTGGTCGAAACCGGCGGCACCGAACAGTTGTCGGGCGACTGCATAGCTCGGCACGCGACCGATCACCACCTGTCCGCGTCTCCGCTGGCGGACTACGCGGTGCGCGGCGATTCCCGGCTCAGCGGGCTGGCGGGGATACTCGGGGTCGTCGCGGTGTTCATCGTTGCTGGACTGTTGTTCTGCACGCTCGCACGCCGTAAGCGAGGCCCATGA
- a CDS encoding HypC/HybG/HupF family hydrogenase formation chaperone, whose product MCLGIPGQVVQMVDSEQYLAKVDVGGVKRTISVRLLADEGLLVGDWVLVHVGFAMAKIDEAEAALTLDQVQKMGADYVNEIDAFNSSSIN is encoded by the coding sequence ATGTGTCTGGGTATCCCGGGCCAAGTGGTCCAGATGGTGGACTCCGAGCAGTATCTGGCGAAGGTGGACGTGGGTGGCGTCAAGCGGACCATCAGCGTTCGACTGCTCGCCGACGAGGGACTGCTCGTGGGGGACTGGGTCCTGGTCCACGTCGGCTTCGCGATGGCGAAGATCGACGAGGCCGAGGCCGCGCTCACGCTCGACCAGGTCCAGAAAATGGGCGCCGACTACGTCAACGAGATCGACGCCTTCAATTCGTCGAGCATCAACTGA
- a CDS encoding energy-coupling factor ABC transporter permease, with translation MHMSDGIINAPTSALFWAVAITGLALAVWKSRTELDDRTAPMAGLVAAFIFAVQMINFPILPGVSGHLLGGALAAILVGPYTGALCIAIVLTVQALLFADGGLTALGANVTNIALVGTAVGYIVAATLRPLLIRRGDAGIGILAFVSAWCATVVAASMFVVEYAIGGSAVTALHTVAAYMLGTHALIGVGEGIITAFTVVAVARARPDLVYLLRSQRECTAVTT, from the coding sequence ATGCATATGAGCGACGGCATCATCAACGCTCCCACTTCGGCGCTGTTCTGGGCGGTCGCGATCACCGGTCTGGCACTCGCGGTCTGGAAGTCCCGTACCGAACTCGACGACCGCACCGCCCCGATGGCCGGCCTTGTCGCCGCGTTCATCTTCGCGGTGCAGATGATCAACTTCCCGATCCTGCCCGGCGTCAGCGGACACCTGCTCGGCGGCGCACTCGCCGCGATCCTCGTCGGACCGTATACCGGGGCACTGTGTATCGCGATCGTGCTCACGGTCCAGGCGCTCCTGTTCGCCGACGGGGGCCTCACCGCGCTCGGTGCGAACGTCACCAATATCGCCCTGGTGGGCACCGCGGTCGGCTACATCGTTGCGGCCACTTTGCGCCCCTTGCTCATTCGGCGCGGCGACGCCGGAATCGGCATTCTCGCATTCGTCTCGGCATGGTGCGCGACCGTAGTCGCGGCGTCGATGTTCGTGGTGGAGTATGCAATCGGCGGTTCCGCAGTGACTGCCCTGCATACCGTGGCTGCCTACATGCTCGGCACCCACGCGCTGATCGGTGTCGGCGAGGGCATCATCACGGCCTTCACGGTGGTCGCGGTCGCCCGCGCCCGCCCGGACCTGGTGTATCTGCTGCGATCGCAACGCGAGTGCACGGCGGTGACGACATGA
- the hypD gene encoding hydrogenase formation protein HypD produces MKFVDEFRDPAAARALVRSITELAGEDEFKFMEVCGGHTHTIYRHGIEHLLPQSVELVHGPGCPVCVIPMGRVDDAMYLAEQPDVVFTTFGDMMRVPGSRGNLIEAKARGADVRFVYSPLDALKIAVDNPGKQVVFFAVGFETTAPSTAVTLVRARQMGVTNFSIFCNHVTIVPPIKAILESPDLRLSGFLGPGHVSTVVGLRPYRFVPEVYGKPMVVAGFEPLDILASVHMLLQQIRDRRCEVENQYIRVVRPEGNTQALKLMSETFALRPHFEWRGLGFISQSALKVHPDFAEFDAEERFSMPGVRVADPKACQCGEVLKGVIKPWECKVFGTACTPETPIGTCMVSPEGACAAYYNFGRLHRETALVVGRRPG; encoded by the coding sequence ATGAAGTTCGTGGACGAATTCCGGGACCCCGCCGCCGCGCGGGCGCTGGTCCGGTCCATCACCGAGCTCGCAGGCGAGGACGAGTTCAAATTCATGGAGGTGTGCGGCGGCCATACCCACACCATCTACCGCCACGGCATCGAGCATCTGCTACCGCAGTCGGTGGAACTCGTGCACGGACCGGGCTGCCCGGTGTGTGTCATCCCGATGGGCCGCGTCGACGACGCGATGTACCTCGCGGAACAGCCGGACGTCGTCTTCACGACGTTCGGGGACATGATGCGGGTGCCGGGATCACGAGGAAACCTCATCGAGGCCAAGGCTCGTGGCGCGGACGTCCGATTCGTCTATTCCCCGTTGGACGCGCTCAAGATCGCCGTCGACAACCCGGGCAAGCAGGTGGTGTTCTTCGCGGTCGGGTTCGAGACCACGGCGCCGTCGACCGCGGTGACCCTGGTCCGCGCCCGGCAGATGGGGGTGACCAACTTCAGCATCTTCTGCAACCACGTCACGATCGTGCCGCCGATCAAGGCGATTCTCGAGTCGCCGGATCTACGGCTGTCCGGGTTCCTCGGGCCGGGCCACGTGTCGACGGTGGTGGGCCTGCGGCCGTACCGGTTCGTCCCCGAGGTGTACGGGAAACCGATGGTGGTCGCCGGATTCGAGCCGCTGGACATCCTCGCGTCGGTGCACATGCTGCTGCAGCAGATCCGCGACCGCCGCTGCGAGGTGGAGAACCAGTACATCCGGGTGGTGCGGCCCGAGGGCAACACCCAGGCACTGAAGTTGATGAGCGAAACCTTCGCGCTAAGGCCGCATTTCGAATGGCGAGGTCTGGGCTTCATCTCGCAGAGCGCGCTCAAGGTTCACCCCGATTTCGCCGAGTTCGACGCGGAGGAACGCTTCTCGATGCCCGGAGTGCGGGTGGCGGACCCGAAGGCCTGCCAGTGCGGCGAGGTGCTCAAGGGGGTGATCAAGCCGTGGGAGTGCAAGGTGTTCGGTACGGCCTGCACGCCCGAGACGCCGATCGGGACGTGCATGGTCTCGCCGGAGGGTGCGTGCGCGGCGTACTACAACTTCGGGCGGCTGCACCGCGAGACGGCGCTGGTGGTGGGGCGGAGACCGGGGTGA
- the hypF gene encoding carbamoyltransferase HypF, protein MPVERHRLTVRGVVQGVGFRPFVARLAGELGLAGYCGNDEVSVLIEVEGTAAALAEFAVALRRDAPPLAMVVDVSVEPTVTRGERGFRIVPSRHTRGARTLLPPDVGICADCIREMADPSDRRYRHPFVNCTNCGPRFTVVTDLPYDRPATTMAAFPMCPRCAREYADPTDRRYHAQPICCPDCGPRIFAECDGGRLDGVDAVLGRVQREIASGGVVAVKGIGGFHLVCDATDPVAVQRLRERKHRPAKPFAVMAADLDAAHEVCTISDAEAEVLASAARPIVLLRRRSSDIPAPNLAPDLDEIGIMLPYAPLHHLLFAPVPGSAVGPPRLLVMTSGNLGGEPLCFTNEAARQRLSAIADVFLMHDRDIVTPCEDSVVTVVDDAVLPVRRSRGYVPLPIVLDHPGPTVLAVGAELKNTFCLTRQDFAFCSGHLGDMGSLESRRAFESSVERMMSLHDVRPELVVADEHPGYSTRNWAEDLSDRTGVGIATVQHHHAHIAALAAEHGLLGGHLAGAPLLGIAFDGTGYGCDRTVWGGELLLVGPSILDARRAGHLQSFSLPGGDVAVRNPARVALALLHEARIDDIDDLPCVRALTSAERALVAAQLESGIGCVRTTSIGRLFDGVAALLGVRQRVSYEAQAAIELEALARTADRPAPVELQVEGDVLRLETLCEQLVAGVCSGTPVAALALGFHCALASATAELAVGVAREAGAAMVGLSGGVFQNRTLTALLQHHLRTAGLEVLTHHRVPPNDGGLSLGQAVLGQAILEAKPGSRNEVRS, encoded by the coding sequence GTGCCGGTGGAGCGGCACCGGCTGACGGTCCGCGGCGTCGTGCAGGGCGTCGGCTTCCGTCCCTTCGTCGCACGGCTGGCCGGAGAACTGGGGCTGGCCGGATATTGCGGAAACGACGAGGTGAGTGTGCTCATCGAAGTGGAGGGCACTGCCGCGGCGCTAGCCGAGTTCGCAGTGGCGCTCCGCCGAGATGCGCCGCCGCTCGCGATGGTTGTCGACGTTTCGGTGGAGCCGACCGTGACACGCGGCGAGCGCGGGTTCCGGATCGTCCCGAGCCGGCACACCCGGGGTGCACGGACGCTGCTTCCCCCGGACGTCGGGATCTGCGCGGACTGCATCCGTGAGATGGCAGATCCGTCCGACCGCCGGTATCGGCACCCCTTCGTCAACTGCACCAACTGCGGACCGCGGTTCACGGTCGTCACAGATCTGCCCTACGATCGTCCGGCCACGACGATGGCGGCGTTCCCGATGTGCCCGCGGTGTGCCCGCGAGTACGCCGATCCCACCGACCGCCGGTATCACGCGCAGCCCATCTGTTGCCCGGACTGCGGCCCGCGGATCTTCGCAGAATGCGACGGCGGGCGCCTCGACGGCGTCGACGCGGTGCTGGGGCGCGTGCAGCGCGAAATCGCCTCGGGCGGTGTCGTCGCGGTGAAGGGGATAGGTGGCTTCCACCTGGTGTGCGATGCCACCGATCCCGTTGCGGTGCAGCGACTACGTGAGCGCAAGCACCGTCCGGCCAAGCCGTTCGCCGTGATGGCGGCGGATCTCGACGCCGCCCACGAGGTGTGCACGATCTCCGATGCCGAGGCCGAGGTTCTGGCGAGCGCCGCGCGGCCGATCGTATTGCTGCGGCGTCGATCCAGCGATATCCCAGCCCCGAACCTCGCGCCCGATCTCGACGAGATCGGAATCATGTTGCCCTACGCGCCACTGCACCACCTGCTGTTCGCGCCGGTGCCCGGCTCCGCGGTGGGCCCACCGCGCCTGCTGGTGATGACGTCGGGCAATCTCGGTGGCGAGCCGCTGTGCTTCACCAACGAAGCTGCGCGGCAACGCCTGAGCGCGATCGCCGACGTGTTCCTGATGCATGACCGGGACATCGTCACGCCATGCGAGGACTCGGTGGTCACAGTGGTCGACGATGCGGTTCTTCCCGTTCGCCGCTCGCGCGGATACGTGCCGCTGCCGATCGTCCTGGACCATCCCGGCCCGACAGTGCTGGCCGTCGGCGCTGAGCTGAAGAACACCTTCTGTCTCACGCGGCAGGACTTTGCCTTCTGCTCCGGCCATCTCGGCGACATGGGCAGCCTCGAGAGCCGCCGCGCATTCGAGTCGTCCGTCGAGCGGATGATGTCACTGCACGACGTCCGCCCGGAGCTGGTGGTGGCGGACGAGCATCCTGGTTACTCGACGCGGAACTGGGCCGAGGATCTCAGCGATCGTACGGGCGTCGGGATCGCGACCGTGCAGCACCATCACGCCCACATCGCCGCACTCGCCGCCGAGCACGGCCTACTCGGCGGGCACCTGGCCGGAGCGCCGTTGCTGGGCATAGCATTCGACGGGACCGGGTACGGCTGCGACCGCACTGTCTGGGGTGGGGAGCTGTTGCTCGTCGGACCGAGCATTCTCGACGCCCGCCGCGCCGGGCACCTGCAGTCGTTCAGCCTGCCGGGCGGGGACGTCGCGGTGCGCAACCCGGCGCGGGTGGCGCTCGCGCTGCTGCACGAGGCACGCATCGACGACATCGATGATCTGCCGTGTGTGCGAGCCCTCACCTCAGCCGAACGAGCCTTGGTGGCAGCGCAGCTCGAATCCGGAATCGGCTGTGTGCGGACCACGAGCATCGGCCGCCTGTTCGACGGTGTCGCTGCACTCCTCGGCGTCCGGCAGCGGGTGAGCTACGAGGCGCAGGCCGCGATCGAGCTGGAGGCCCTGGCCCGCACCGCTGACCGCCCGGCGCCGGTGGAGCTGCAGGTGGAAGGCGATGTGCTGCGGCTCGAGACGCTGTGCGAGCAACTCGTCGCGGGGGTCTGCTCCGGAACCCCCGTTGCCGCGTTGGCGCTCGGATTCCATTGCGCCCTGGCATCGGCCACCGCAGAACTCGCAGTCGGCGTCGCTCGTGAGGCCGGGGCCGCAATGGTGGGGCTCAGCGGGGGAGTATTCCAGAACAGGACGTTGACGGCCTTGCTGCAGCATCACCTGCGGACCGCGGGGCTCGAGGTCCTCACCCATCACCGGGTACCGCCCAATGACGGCGGGCTCTCGCTGGGCCAGGCCGTGCTCGGCCAGGCGATTCTCGAGGCGAAGCCGGGTTCCAGGAACGAGGTGCGATCATGA
- the hypE gene encoding hydrogenase expression/formation protein HypE, producing the protein MAMEPATTAEREDRVLDRIAAYRKRRPRLLEDVVTLAHGAGGKSSAALVDSVFVEALRNPQLEQLGDAAALTLPVGERLAFSTDSFVVRPLQFPGGSIGNLAVHGTVNDLAVAGATPLWLSAAFVIEEGFEIALLREIVQDIADSAVQAGVQVVTGDTKVVGKGAADGLYICTAGIGKLPMDLRLGPEQVRPGDRVLISGTMGEHGMAVMLARGELAIEADICSDTAPVNGLVHALLDAAPGTRWMRDATRGGVGTVCNELAQSCGLAVILDEADLPVQPQVVGACDMLGIDPLYVANEGKFVAVVPEVETDAALEALRRTRGGEHAAVIGEILAEPEGIVALRTSFGGSRIVDMLVGDPLPRIC; encoded by the coding sequence ATGGCAATGGAACCGGCCACCACCGCCGAACGCGAGGACCGCGTACTGGATCGCATCGCGGCGTACCGCAAGCGACGTCCCCGGCTGCTCGAGGATGTCGTGACACTCGCACACGGCGCGGGTGGAAAGTCGTCTGCTGCGCTGGTGGACTCGGTGTTCGTCGAGGCGCTGCGCAATCCCCAGCTCGAGCAGCTCGGGGATGCCGCTGCCCTCACCCTGCCTGTGGGTGAGCGACTGGCGTTCTCCACCGATTCGTTCGTGGTGCGGCCGCTGCAGTTCCCCGGTGGTTCCATCGGGAACCTCGCGGTGCACGGCACCGTGAACGACCTTGCGGTGGCGGGGGCGACACCGCTGTGGCTGTCGGCGGCGTTCGTGATCGAGGAGGGCTTCGAGATCGCGCTGCTACGCGAGATCGTGCAGGACATAGCGGATTCCGCGGTGCAGGCGGGCGTGCAGGTGGTGACCGGGGACACCAAGGTGGTCGGCAAGGGAGCCGCCGACGGGCTGTACATCTGCACGGCCGGCATCGGGAAGCTGCCGATGGACCTGCGCCTGGGCCCGGAGCAGGTGCGCCCCGGCGACCGAGTCTTGATCTCCGGGACGATGGGCGAGCACGGCATGGCAGTGATGCTCGCCCGCGGTGAACTCGCGATCGAGGCCGACATCTGCTCCGACACCGCCCCGGTCAACGGGCTGGTCCACGCGCTGCTCGACGCGGCGCCCGGCACGCGATGGATGCGCGACGCGACCCGCGGCGGAGTTGGCACGGTGTGCAACGAGCTTGCACAGTCGTGCGGGCTCGCGGTGATCCTCGACGAAGCGGATCTTCCGGTGCAGCCCCAGGTAGTTGGGGCGTGCGACATGCTCGGCATCGACCCGCTGTACGTCGCGAACGAGGGCAAGTTCGTGGCCGTCGTTCCCGAAGTGGAGACCGATGCAGCGCTCGAGGCCTTGCGCCGGACACGCGGTGGCGAGCACGCCGCGGTGATCGGCGAGATCCTTGCGGAGCCGGAGGGCATCGTCGCCCTGCGGACGTCGTTCGGTGGTAGCCGCATTGTCGACATGCTCGTCGGAGATCCGCTGCCGCGCATCTGTTGA
- a CDS encoding HypC/HybG/HupF family hydrogenase formation chaperone, which produces MCLGIPGRVIGMLDGYNGQLALVDVEGSERKVNIGMLEDTALAPGDWVVIHMGFAVERVDRAGAERAMSGLELMGRPRSSSSDDGDAVTGGDPVVGGGRS; this is translated from the coding sequence ATGTGCCTTGGTATTCCCGGACGGGTGATCGGCATGCTCGACGGATACAACGGTCAGCTCGCTCTCGTCGACGTCGAGGGCAGCGAGCGCAAGGTCAACATCGGCATGCTCGAGGACACCGCTCTGGCGCCCGGCGACTGGGTGGTGATCCACATGGGGTTCGCCGTCGAACGCGTGGACCGGGCCGGTGCGGAACGGGCGATGTCGGGTCTAGAACTGATGGGTCGTCCGCGCTCGTCTTCGTCTGACGACGGCGACGCTGTCACAGGCGGAGACCCAGTCGTAGGCGGTGGGAGGTCGTGA
- a CDS encoding SIS domain-containing protein, which produces MGTTPENSVTGTDFLYPFIDAHEEGAGALLDDLAASARGKAAESARLQQDSLTEWGEQIAEAGRQMAERFCRGGRLYTFGNGGSSTDAATLASLFSRPALGRPVAAWSLAADQAVVTALGNDVGFDLVFSRQIIAHARAQDIAIALSTSGNSDDLMIALAESRARGLLTIGFAGHDGGRMAASEDLDYCITIRSQSIHRIQESHALVGYRLWSAAQAHMAEERRTPPARRQES; this is translated from the coding sequence ATGGGCACGACCCCGGAAAACAGCGTCACGGGTACGGACTTCCTGTATCCGTTCATCGACGCGCACGAGGAAGGGGCCGGTGCGCTGCTCGACGACCTTGCCGCATCCGCCCGTGGCAAGGCTGCGGAGAGCGCACGACTGCAGCAGGATTCGCTGACCGAGTGGGGTGAGCAGATTGCCGAGGCTGGCCGGCAGATGGCCGAGCGCTTCTGCAGAGGCGGTCGGCTCTACACCTTCGGCAACGGCGGCAGCTCCACCGACGCCGCCACACTCGCATCTCTGTTCAGCCGTCCGGCGCTCGGGCGCCCGGTCGCGGCATGGTCGCTCGCGGCAGATCAGGCTGTGGTGACCGCGCTCGGCAACGACGTCGGCTTCGACCTGGTCTTCTCGCGTCAGATCATCGCGCACGCCCGGGCACAGGACATCGCGATCGCGTTGTCGACGTCGGGTAACTCCGACGACCTCATGATCGCGCTCGCCGAGTCGCGGGCACGCGGGCTGCTCACCATCGGGTTCGCCGGACATGACGGCGGACGCATGGCGGCGAGCGAGGACCTGGACTACTGCATCACGATCCGGTCGCAGAGCATCCACCGGATCCAGGAGAGTCACGCGCTGGTCGGGTACCGGCTCTGGTCGGCGGCCCAGGCGCACATGGCCGAGGAGCGCAGGACGCCCCCGGCACGACGACAGGAGAGCTAG
- a CDS encoding hydrogenase assembly protein HupF — MTTSETNVELIGTDLSADLAATALSLARRFNAGATLWVVSPQWEPHAHHVAVEFVHPVIMGKRALPSVSLVEPDPVAQCRVASRPGDVILAVASADQAQVREIMRRAPAWGTDTIWIGSGPRPEPGSANHILWVDSDDPMVPATGRFVLMYHLLWELTHVCFEHPGLLRISDDECADGGCVTCSDEGRLAEVVVAPGNPLDSALVRTAVGEEEVDATLIQDIAPDDLLLIHGGAAIARIDPDEEVR; from the coding sequence ATGACCACCAGCGAGACGAACGTCGAATTGATCGGGACCGATCTGTCGGCCGATCTGGCCGCCACGGCGCTGTCGCTCGCACGTCGATTCAACGCCGGTGCCACGCTGTGGGTGGTGTCCCCGCAATGGGAGCCCCATGCGCACCACGTCGCGGTCGAGTTCGTGCATCCGGTGATCATGGGCAAGCGGGCACTGCCGTCGGTATCGCTGGTCGAGCCGGATCCGGTGGCGCAATGCCGGGTTGCGAGCCGACCCGGTGACGTCATCCTTGCGGTGGCCTCGGCCGATCAGGCCCAGGTGCGTGAGATCATGCGCCGGGCGCCGGCATGGGGTACCGACACGATCTGGATCGGCTCCGGCCCGCGGCCCGAACCCGGTTCCGCGAACCACATCCTGTGGGTGGACTCCGACGATCCGATGGTGCCGGCGACGGGCCGGTTCGTGCTGATGTACCACCTGCTGTGGGAACTGACGCACGTGTGCTTCGAGCATCCGGGGCTGTTGCGGATATCCGATGACGAGTGCGCCGACGGTGGTTGCGTCACCTGCAGCGACGAGGGCCGGCTCGCGGAAGTGGTGGTGGCGCCGGGGAATCCGTTGGATAGTGCCCTCGTCCGCACCGCCGTCGGTGAAGAAGAAGTGGATGCGACCCTGATCCAGGACATCGCCCCCGACGATCTGCTGCTGATTCACGGCGGTGCCGCGATCGCCCGAATCGACCCGGACGAGGAGGTGCGGTGA
- a CDS encoding DUF6390 family protein gives MSCRAGRALFARYAYAPNALGYCGPAGSGGLERVACGGGLDVDVDGLARRFSGAWPYQQLLAEMSGVDDPLDDRVVRGYWTGNALTAATDRERFGAALLVRLGERAGHYWKYLTEDLLPEAAPTHAFHVFGIYPWTRLLGTGMPQPLHVLDSCRIRNGVVLELLSDAAVVRSRPMQFDGARLTLGPLEDRAVRSRVAAGSFVPGLRVGDHVAVHWDLVCDRLDAEEASSLEHWTDWQLGRTNIRLAGEAVAT, from the coding sequence GTGAGCTGTCGGGCTGGGCGGGCCTTGTTCGCGCGGTACGCGTATGCGCCGAATGCACTGGGCTACTGCGGCCCCGCGGGATCCGGGGGTCTCGAGCGGGTGGCGTGCGGTGGTGGGCTGGACGTCGACGTCGACGGGTTGGCGCGGCGGTTCAGCGGGGCCTGGCCGTATCAGCAGCTGCTTGCGGAGATGTCGGGTGTGGACGATCCGCTGGACGATCGGGTGGTACGCGGGTACTGGACTGGCAACGCGCTCACCGCTGCGACAGACCGGGAACGGTTCGGGGCCGCGCTGTTGGTCAGGCTCGGTGAGCGCGCCGGACACTACTGGAAGTACCTCACCGAGGATCTGCTGCCGGAGGCAGCCCCTACCCACGCGTTTCACGTGTTCGGCATCTACCCGTGGACGCGTCTACTCGGCACCGGGATGCCGCAGCCGCTGCATGTGCTCGACTCGTGCCGGATCCGCAACGGCGTCGTCCTCGAGCTACTTTCGGACGCTGCCGTAGTGCGTTCGCGTCCAATGCAGTTCGACGGTGCCCGACTCACCCTGGGCCCGCTCGAGGACCGCGCGGTCCGTAGTCGCGTGGCCGCAGGGTCGTTCGTTCCCGGTCTGCGGGTGGGGGACCACGTGGCCGTGCACTGGGACCTGGTGTGCGACCGGCTCGACGCCGAAGAGGCATCCTCCCTTGAACATTGGACGGACTGGCAGCTGGGGAGGACCAATATCCGGCTTGCCGGCGAAGCTGTCGCAACCTAG
- a CDS encoding ABC transporter ATP-binding protein yields MASPTAIDVERLSFEYPDGRQALDGIDLEIPVGERVAVLGPNGAGKTTLILQLNGVLTPSEGTVRIGTLELGRETVREIRRRVGVVFQDPDDQLFMPTVAEDVAFGPANFGVRGGELERRVTEALEQVGMADHAHRSAGHLSAGQRRRVALATVLACRPEVLVLDEPSSNLDPVARRELADILGGLDTTLLLVTHDLPYAAQLCERAVIMDKGRLAADDRVERILADTRLLAAHRLELPWGFALPAPTPDR; encoded by the coding sequence ATGGCATCGCCGACAGCGATAGACGTCGAACGGCTCAGCTTCGAGTACCCGGACGGTCGCCAGGCGCTGGACGGCATAGATCTCGAGATCCCGGTCGGTGAACGCGTCGCGGTGCTGGGACCGAACGGCGCTGGCAAGACCACCCTGATACTCCAGCTCAACGGCGTCCTCACCCCGAGCGAGGGCACCGTGCGAATCGGCACGCTCGAACTGGGGCGAGAGACGGTGCGGGAGATCCGGCGTCGAGTGGGCGTCGTATTCCAGGACCCAGATGACCAGCTGTTCATGCCCACCGTCGCGGAAGACGTGGCGTTCGGCCCCGCCAACTTCGGAGTCCGCGGCGGCGAACTCGAACGCCGGGTGACCGAGGCACTCGAGCAGGTGGGGATGGCCGATCACGCGCACCGCAGCGCCGGTCATCTCTCGGCCGGCCAGCGCCGCCGAGTCGCCCTCGCCACGGTGTTGGCGTGCCGCCCGGAGGTTCTGGTGCTCGACGAGCCGTCGAGCAACCTCGATCCCGTGGCCCGGCGCGAACTCGCCGACATCCTGGGCGGACTCGACACCACGCTGCTGCTCGTCACGCACGATCTTCCGTACGCGGCTCAGCTGTGCGAGCGGGCAGTGATCATGGACAAAGGGCGCCTGGCCGCCGACGACCGCGTCGAGCGAATCCTTGCTGATACCAGGCTGCTCGCGGCGCATCGGCTCGAACTGCCATGGGGTTTCGCGCTTCCGGCTCCAACACCCGATCGCTGA
- the cbiQ gene encoding cobalt ECF transporter T component CbiQ produces MSGSHTHPLYLEGSSAVHRLPTEVKIVAAVVAMFAIVATPREAVWAFAAYLAGLALVWQIAGIRPRWLAPRMLIEVPFVVLAVLLPFAESGERTELLGISLSVPGLLAAWGILVKGTLGVLTSLTLAATTPARSLPAGLARLHVPAMVTVIVTLMLRYVNLLAGEIDRMRTARIARGDDPRTLHQAGATARGVGGVFLRAYERGERVHLAMLSRGFTGTVPLSAPPATRADWCAGLAPAAYAVAIATIAWMV; encoded by the coding sequence ATGTCGGGTTCGCACACCCACCCGCTCTATCTGGAAGGCAGCTCCGCGGTCCATCGACTCCCGACCGAGGTCAAGATCGTCGCGGCGGTGGTCGCAATGTTCGCGATCGTCGCCACTCCCCGTGAGGCCGTGTGGGCGTTCGCGGCCTACCTCGCCGGGCTCGCCCTGGTGTGGCAGATCGCGGGCATCCGGCCGCGCTGGCTGGCCCCGCGCATGCTCATCGAGGTGCCGTTCGTGGTGCTCGCGGTTCTGCTGCCGTTCGCCGAATCCGGCGAGCGGACAGAGCTTCTCGGAATCTCGCTGTCGGTGCCAGGCCTGCTGGCGGCGTGGGGAATCCTGGTCAAGGGCACACTCGGGGTCCTCACCTCCCTCACCCTCGCGGCCACCACCCCTGCACGCTCTCTGCCTGCCGGCCTGGCCCGGTTGCACGTGCCGGCGATGGTCACCGTCATCGTCACGCTGATGCTGCGGTACGTCAATCTCCTTGCCGGGGAGATCGATCGGATGCGTACCGCGCGAATCGCCCGTGGCGACGATCCCCGCACCCTGCATCAGGCAGGCGCCACTGCGCGCGGCGTCGGCGGTGTGTTCCTCCGCGCCTACGAACGCGGCGAGCGGGTACACCTGGCGATGCTCTCCCGAGGTTTCACCGGCACGGTGCCGCTGTCCGCGCCGCCGGCCACTCGCGCCGACTGGTGCGCCGGACTCGCCCCCGCCGCGTATGCAGTCGCGATCGCGACGATTGCCTGGATGGTGTGA